From the genome of uncultured Fibrobacter sp., one region includes:
- a CDS encoding PorV/PorQ family protein: MHKSLLGSLILIPALSFAAGSAIITLEMPVGARQLGMGEVGAALADDATAMYYNPAGLAFGPLADEWRISYPADSKKAPFFTKMTARSKNGFFSKSELWAGTANGILKFDSEQWLDYHSVTLQGTAKIKDVVRVFVGSERGLDEYTRQVKKFNNIKNADDESHVVEVNIPWNLVVKDTITAILYEDRTEKLWVGTPKGLFRFDGKAWKSYEKELGVHHVNTLTSQGASVWIGTDDGLFVYRNGGFEQKGKVLPSQKINALVWSEMRKELYVAVDGAGIARLVPKKSVNDKDRWSLFNEEDGIMDLKPTALAVDSSGHVWAAHAGGLSHFTLRKWEQVKFENNNINDISVDGKGAIWIATDKGVWRHLPDYATASGRKAELERGTAEQEGEVKSEDEWTHYHSGNGLSSNKVWAVLPQGNDVWFSTANGMEQFKDADYQLTAFYEKLLPILNIPDLYHLYGGMTIPLNDWGTLGLSVNFVSFGSTVVSGDVDADDLVAYNSSEIVGGISYGTRFPNDWGLGLSVKFFYSDLSSGGSTDEDEATTFGYAFDIGILKKNLLIDKLNLALVLANIGPSVYYVDKTIEDPIPLTWRLGLAYELLSLADYRWTIAADYNRETIYDDDKGNPEPFYIACWKSIVDPEKKDTKGLETAKNSLMQGVFNVGTEFIYSNTIALRLGYLYDRTGQRHEVDFGFGFMLSDMLQFDFATIKDVGDNDGVRDGQMRFGMLFKF; this comes from the coding sequence TTGCATAAGTCACTACTTGGTTCCCTTATTTTAATCCCCGCACTCTCTTTTGCTGCGGGTTCCGCGATTATCACACTTGAAATGCCTGTCGGCGCCAGGCAGCTCGGTATGGGCGAAGTCGGTGCGGCCCTCGCAGACGATGCCACAGCCATGTATTACAACCCCGCCGGCCTCGCCTTCGGCCCCCTCGCCGACGAGTGGCGCATATCCTACCCAGCCGATTCCAAGAAGGCCCCCTTCTTCACAAAGATGACGGCCCGTTCAAAGAACGGATTTTTCAGCAAGAGCGAACTTTGGGCCGGTACGGCAAACGGCATCCTCAAGTTCGACAGCGAACAGTGGTTGGACTACCACTCCGTGACGTTGCAGGGCACCGCCAAAATCAAGGACGTCGTACGCGTGTTCGTCGGTAGCGAACGCGGCCTCGATGAGTACACACGCCAAGTCAAGAAATTCAACAACATCAAGAATGCCGACGACGAATCCCACGTTGTCGAAGTCAACATTCCCTGGAACCTCGTCGTCAAGGATACAATCACGGCAATTCTCTACGAAGACCGCACGGAAAAGCTCTGGGTCGGTACGCCCAAGGGACTGTTCCGCTTCGACGGCAAGGCCTGGAAGAGCTACGAGAAAGAACTGGGCGTCCACCATGTCAACACGCTCACAAGCCAGGGCGCATCCGTCTGGATTGGTACGGACGACGGTCTGTTCGTCTACCGCAACGGCGGATTCGAGCAGAAGGGCAAAGTGCTCCCGAGCCAAAAAATCAATGCGCTCGTCTGGTCCGAAATGCGCAAGGAACTCTATGTCGCAGTCGACGGCGCAGGTATCGCCCGACTCGTCCCCAAGAAGAGCGTGAACGACAAGGACCGCTGGAGCCTGTTCAACGAAGAAGACGGCATCATGGACCTGAAGCCGACCGCACTCGCCGTAGACAGCTCTGGCCATGTGTGGGCCGCCCACGCCGGTGGTCTCAGCCACTTTACGCTCCGTAAGTGGGAACAGGTCAAATTCGAGAACAACAACATCAACGACATTTCTGTCGATGGCAAGGGAGCCATCTGGATTGCTACCGACAAGGGCGTATGGCGCCATCTGCCAGACTACGCCACCGCAAGCGGACGCAAGGCCGAACTCGAACGCGGCACCGCCGAACAAGAAGGCGAAGTCAAGTCCGAAGACGAATGGACTCACTACCACTCCGGCAACGGACTTTCGAGCAACAAGGTCTGGGCCGTGCTCCCACAGGGCAACGACGTCTGGTTCAGCACAGCAAACGGCATGGAACAGTTCAAGGATGCCGATTACCAGCTGACCGCCTTCTACGAAAAGCTCCTACCCATCCTCAACATTCCTGACCTTTACCACCTGTACGGAGGCATGACCATTCCGCTCAACGATTGGGGAACATTGGGCCTTTCCGTGAACTTCGTGAGTTTTGGTTCCACCGTCGTTTCAGGTGACGTAGACGCAGACGACCTGGTCGCCTACAACAGTTCCGAAATCGTCGGCGGCATCAGCTACGGCACGCGTTTCCCGAACGACTGGGGCTTGGGCCTCTCTGTCAAGTTCTTCTACTCCGACCTGAGTTCCGGCGGCTCTACCGACGAAGACGAAGCCACGACATTCGGTTACGCATTCGACATCGGCATTCTCAAGAAGAACCTCCTTATCGACAAGCTGAACCTGGCCCTTGTCCTTGCAAACATCGGCCCGAGCGTCTACTACGTCGACAAGACCATCGAAGACCCGATTCCGCTCACATGGCGACTCGGCCTTGCCTACGAACTGCTTTCCCTAGCCGATTACCGCTGGACCATCGCAGCCGACTACAACCGCGAAACCATTTACGACGACGACAAGGGTAACCCGGAACCGTTCTATATCGCCTGCTGGAAATCCATCGTGGACCCAGAAAAGAAGGACACCAAGGGTTTAGAGACGGCGAAGAACTCCTTGATGCAGGGCGTGTTCAACGTCGGTACCGAATTCATCTACTCGAATACGATTGCACTCCGCCTCGGTTACTTGTACGACCGGACCGGTCAGCGTCATGAAGTCGACTTCGGTTTTGGCTTCATGCTCAGCGACATGTTGCAGTTCGACTTCGCAACCATCAAGGACGTGGGTGACAACGACGGCGTGCGCGACGGCCAGATGCGCTTCGGCATGTTGTTTAAGTTCTAG
- a CDS encoding FKBP-type peptidyl-prolyl cis-trans isomerase, with the protein MSKTNLFIVLLLSCVVWAIPYKVETIKEGSGDPIRAGQLIRVHYKGFLAADSALLLAPAAPQTAEIAENGKNKADTVAVKDSTGAPADSSEESAPRGPFANTYESGEPLEFNIGMGQVIVGWEKGLMGMKVGEIRRLYVPSEMAYGENSLDGIPPNSDLLFEVELVHADKPMEPDAFPKDVNKLKWKNLAKGLEIYDEKAGSGKPAVAATVLKVHYTGWILSGRKFASSKELGKPLEVTLGAGKMIKGWEKGLDGMREGGVRWLRVAPSMGYGATAYSMIPPNSTLVFRVELVSSEVDPEVAERMDFFPDTASLQLEPGSEGLRYAIIKQGEGEPAKSGDKVSVHYTGWMVNGYKFDSSRDRGQPFGFTLGGGSVIRGWELGVQGMLPGEKRILVIPPGLGYGSRGAGPIPGGATLIFAVEYLGTR; encoded by the coding sequence ATGTCTAAAACAAATCTTTTTATTGTTTTGCTGCTTTCTTGTGTGGTTTGGGCTATTCCGTATAAGGTTGAAACGATTAAAGAGGGTTCGGGCGATCCGATTCGTGCCGGTCAGCTGATTAGGGTGCATTACAAGGGCTTTTTGGCCGCGGACAGCGCGCTGTTGCTAGCGCCTGCGGCGCCCCAGACGGCTGAAATTGCTGAAAATGGCAAAAATAAGGCGGATACCGTTGCTGTGAAGGATTCCACTGGGGCGCCAGCGGATTCTTCCGAAGAATCCGCTCCCCGCGGCCCGTTCGCGAACACTTACGAGTCCGGCGAACCCCTTGAATTCAATATTGGCATGGGCCAGGTGATTGTCGGTTGGGAAAAGGGGCTCATGGGAATGAAGGTGGGCGAAATCCGCAGGCTTTATGTCCCGTCGGAGATGGCTTATGGCGAAAATTCGCTAGATGGCATTCCTCCTAATAGCGACCTCCTTTTCGAGGTAGAGCTTGTCCATGCTGATAAGCCCATGGAACCGGATGCCTTCCCGAAAGATGTGAACAAACTAAAGTGGAAGAATCTCGCCAAGGGCCTTGAAATATACGACGAGAAGGCCGGCTCCGGGAAACCTGCCGTGGCAGCCACGGTGCTCAAGGTGCATTATACAGGGTGGATCCTTTCTGGCCGCAAGTTCGCCAGTTCCAAGGAACTCGGCAAGCCGCTCGAGGTCACGCTCGGCGCAGGCAAGATGATCAAGGGCTGGGAGAAGGGCCTTGACGGCATGCGCGAAGGCGGCGTGCGCTGGCTCCGTGTGGCGCCTTCTATGGGCTATGGCGCTACGGCTTATTCCATGATCCCTCCGAACTCGACGCTTGTTTTCCGCGTGGAGCTTGTCTCTTCTGAGGTGGATCCCGAGGTGGCGGAACGTATGGATTTCTTCCCGGATACGGCTTCGCTCCAGTTGGAACCGGGCAGCGAGGGCTTGCGCTATGCGATTATCAAGCAGGGCGAGGGCGAACCGGCCAAGTCGGGCGACAAGGTGAGCGTCCATTATACGGGCTGGATGGTGAACGGCTACAAGTTCGACAGCTCGCGTGACCGTGGTCAGCCTTTTGGCTTTACACTGGGTGGCGGGAGCGTCATCCGCGGGTGGGAACTCGGTGTGCAGGGAATGTTGCCCGGCGAAAAGAGAATTCTCGTGATTCCTCCGGGACTGGGCTACGGGAGCCGCGGTGCCGGCCCGATTCCTGGCGGCGCTACGTTGATTTTCGCCGTCGAATACTTGGGAACGCGTTAA